Proteins encoded together in one Nitratireductor basaltis window:
- the kduI gene encoding 5-dehydro-4-deoxy-D-glucuronate isomerase yields the protein MLSIENRYAIDPMTARRFDSDELRKNFHVGGIFADGEIKLIYTHYDRMIVGGAVPAGGELVLDEVKHCGTASILDRREMVVVNIGAEGTVKAGETYAMAKGDMLYLGRGSGPVTFAGNGRFYILSAPAHKELPSRLVRIEDAARVDLGSQETSNERTIHQFVHPDVMESCQLVVGMTKLHNGSVWNTMPAHVHDRRMEAYLYIDLPEDQMAVHLMGEPTETRHLIVRNEEGAISPPWSIHSGAGSASYTFIWAMAGDNVNYKDVEMVGMGEIR from the coding sequence ATGCTTTCCATCGAGAACCGCTATGCCATCGATCCGATGACCGCGCGCCGCTTCGACTCCGACGAGCTGCGCAAGAATTTCCATGTCGGCGGCATCTTTGCCGATGGTGAGATCAAGCTGATCTACACCCATTACGACCGGATGATTGTGGGCGGCGCGGTTCCTGCAGGTGGTGAACTTGTGCTGGACGAGGTCAAGCATTGCGGCACCGCAAGCATTTTGGACCGCCGCGAAATGGTTGTGGTCAATATCGGGGCTGAGGGCACCGTGAAAGCGGGCGAGACCTACGCCATGGCCAAGGGCGACATGCTATATCTGGGACGGGGAAGCGGACCGGTCACCTTCGCGGGCAATGGTCGCTTCTACATCCTGTCTGCACCGGCCCACAAAGAGCTGCCCTCGCGCCTGGTCAGGATCGAAGATGCCGCGCGTGTGGATCTCGGTTCCCAAGAAACCTCCAACGAGCGCACCATCCACCAGTTCGTGCATCCGGACGTGATGGAATCCTGCCAGCTCGTCGTGGGCATGACGAAGCTTCACAACGGCTCGGTCTGGAACACCATGCCCGCCCATGTGCACGACCGCCGCATGGAAGCCTATCTTTACATCGACCTGCCGGAAGACCAGATGGCGGTGCATCTGATGGGTGAACCAACGGAAACGCGCCACCTGATCGTGCGCAATGAGGAAGGGGCGATTTCTCCGCCCTGGTCCATTCACTCCGGTGCCGGCTCTGCCTCATATACATTCATCTGGGCGATGGCCGGTGACAATGTGAACTACAAGGATGTCGAGATGGTCGGCATGGGAGAAATCCGCTGA
- a CDS encoding TRAP transporter large permease, with the protein MELYVLFGTFTVLLLIGTPVAFCLGTASFATIVYLGLPPVVVFQRLNSGVSVFALMAIPFFIYAGVLMVRGDIARRLVALAGTWVGSFRGGLGQVNIVASVLFGGVSGSAAADASAIGGLMIPQMRDKGYDVDYAVNVTVVSSIIALMLPPSHNLIIYSISGGGRISIADLFTAGIIPGIILALSLMTAAWFVAKKHNYPTEPFPGFRIMGSLFIGAVPGLILIAIIFGGVRSGVFTASESSCIAVVYAFLITALAYRTLSWEAFTDATFAAVRTTAMVLLVIGCAASFGWLLAYLRVPAELVVFLQGLSENPFVILLMINIALLVLGTFMDMSPLIVITTPIFLPVAVAFGVDPVHFGIIMILNLGIGLCTPPVGAVLFVGCAVGNVPVWQAVRSIWPFYFAALATLLLVTYIPALSLWLPALFR; encoded by the coding sequence ATGGAACTCTATGTCCTTTTTGGCACCTTTACGGTGCTTCTGCTCATCGGCACGCCGGTCGCCTTCTGTCTCGGCACGGCTTCCTTCGCCACAATCGTCTATCTGGGCCTGCCGCCGGTGGTTGTGTTCCAACGCCTGAATTCCGGCGTCTCGGTCTTCGCGCTGATGGCCATCCCGTTCTTCATCTATGCCGGCGTCCTGATGGTGCGCGGCGACATCGCGCGCAGGCTTGTCGCACTGGCTGGAACCTGGGTCGGCAGTTTCCGCGGCGGGCTTGGACAGGTGAACATCGTCGCCTCCGTGCTTTTCGGAGGCGTGTCGGGTTCCGCAGCCGCTGACGCATCGGCCATCGGCGGTCTGATGATCCCGCAGATGCGCGACAAGGGATATGACGTCGACTATGCGGTGAATGTCACCGTGGTATCCTCGATCATCGCGCTGATGCTGCCGCCTTCACACAATCTCATCATCTATTCCATCTCCGGCGGCGGGCGCATCTCGATCGCCGATCTGTTCACCGCCGGCATCATTCCGGGCATCATCCTGGCCCTGTCGCTGATGACGGCAGCCTGGTTCGTCGCGAAGAAACACAATTATCCGACAGAGCCTTTCCCCGGCTTCCGGATCATGGGCTCGCTCTTCATCGGCGCGGTGCCGGGGCTGATCCTGATCGCGATCATTTTCGGTGGTGTGCGTTCGGGCGTATTTACCGCGTCGGAAAGCTCGTGCATCGCGGTTGTCTACGCCTTCCTCATCACTGCACTCGCCTATCGCACGCTGAGCTGGGAAGCCTTCACCGATGCGACTTTCGCGGCAGTGCGCACCACTGCGATGGTGCTGCTCGTCATCGGCTGTGCGGCGTCCTTCGGCTGGCTTCTGGCCTATCTGCGCGTGCCGGCGGAACTGGTGGTCTTCCTGCAGGGTCTCTCGGAAAACCCCTTCGTCATCCTGCTGATGATCAATATCGCGCTTCTGGTGCTGGGCACCTTCATGGACATGTCGCCGCTGATCGTCATCACGACGCCGATCTTCCTGCCGGTTGCCGTGGCCTTTGGCGTCGACCCGGTTCATTTCGGGATCATCATGATCCTCAATCTGGGGATCGGCCTTTGCACACCGCCTGTCGGTGCGGTGCTGTTCGTTGGCTGTGCGGTGGGCAATGTGCCTGTGTGGCAGGCCGTGCGCAGCATCTGGCCGTTCTACTTCGCTGCACTCGCCACGCTTCTGCTCGTCACCTACATCCCCGCGCTTTCGCTGTGGCTGCCCGCGCTCTTCCGTTGA
- a CDS encoding cupin domain-containing protein, which translates to MPEYLKSFPAVDAGNNVTRQVLSENEAMMVVAFTFAEGGVGALHSHPHIQATYVKSGRFAFTIEGEEFEVGPGDSFVIPSNAEHGCKALEPGVLIDSFTPRRDDFL; encoded by the coding sequence ATGCCCGAATATCTGAAAAGCTTTCCGGCGGTGGATGCCGGAAACAACGTCACCCGTCAGGTCCTCAGCGAGAATGAAGCGATGATGGTTGTCGCATTCACCTTCGCCGAAGGCGGCGTCGGTGCACTTCACTCTCATCCCCACATCCAGGCGACCTATGTCAAATCCGGACGCTTCGCCTTCACCATCGAAGGCGAGGAATTCGAAGTAGGCCCCGGCGACAGCTTCGTCATTCCTTCCAATGCCGAACATGGCTGCAAGGCGCTTGAACCGGGTGTCCTGATCGACAGCTTCACGCCGCGCCGCGACGACTTTCTCTGA
- a CDS encoding TetR/AcrR family transcriptional regulator — translation MPPKSDSVRPRKKPRQARAEATVDAILEAAARILSAEGLMGFNTNSVARVAGVSVGSLYQYFPSKEAILAEMLRRKQKNVLSALEAAFTDVEKKRADQALRDLAHAGLLHQPRTLSLAQALDYASAVLPLHEQTHEINKSIVACVGRFLTALDVPANAQMIAAQDITGMARGIMLQALRGGTAVDEDALAERVFMAVKGYLNEVRKKAGTDQPSICGT, via the coding sequence ATGCCGCCGAAATCCGACAGCGTGCGCCCGAGAAAAAAGCCGCGTCAGGCACGTGCGGAAGCAACGGTGGATGCCATTCTCGAAGCGGCTGCTCGCATTTTGAGCGCCGAGGGCCTGATGGGATTCAACACCAACAGCGTTGCCCGCGTGGCCGGCGTGAGCGTCGGCTCTCTATACCAGTATTTCCCCTCAAAGGAGGCGATCCTGGCGGAGATGCTCCGGCGCAAGCAGAAGAACGTGTTGAGCGCGCTTGAAGCGGCTTTCACGGATGTCGAGAAGAAGCGTGCCGATCAGGCATTGCGGGATCTGGCGCATGCCGGCTTGCTTCATCAGCCGCGAACCTTGTCGCTCGCCCAGGCACTCGATTACGCCTCTGCGGTCTTGCCGCTCCACGAGCAGACCCATGAGATCAACAAGTCCATCGTCGCATGCGTGGGGCGCTTTCTGACCGCTCTTGATGTGCCGGCCAATGCCCAGATGATTGCAGCACAGGACATCACGGGCATGGCACGTGGCATCATGCTTCAGGCCCTGCGCGGTGGAACGGCAGTGGACGAGGATGCGCTTGCCGAACGGGTGTTCATGGCCGTCAAAGGCTATCTGAACGAGGTGCGAAAGAAGGCTGGGACTGACCAGCCTTCCATTTGCGGCACCTAG
- the kduD gene encoding 2-dehydro-3-deoxy-D-gluconate 5-dehydrogenase KduD, with amino-acid sequence MMKMFSLEGKSALVTGANTGIGRAIARCMAEAGASVIAAGRSPCDETVAEIKAGGGDARYLHLDLSERDAPRKLFAAEKHVDILVNNAGIIRRADAVDYSEEDWDAVIDVNQRALFFMCQEFAKAAFARGAGGAIVNIASLLSFQGGIRVPAYTASKHAVAGLTKLFANEWAARGINVNAIAPGYIATNNTQALREDPDRSKAILDRIPAGRWGDPDDIGGTAVYLASPAAKYVHGAILNVDGGWLAR; translated from the coding sequence CTGATGAAAATGTTCTCGCTTGAAGGCAAGAGCGCGCTGGTGACGGGTGCCAATACCGGCATCGGCCGGGCGATCGCGCGGTGCATGGCAGAAGCCGGTGCCAGCGTGATTGCCGCAGGGCGCTCGCCCTGCGACGAAACCGTAGCCGAGATCAAGGCTGGCGGTGGTGATGCCCGGTACCTTCATCTGGATCTGTCGGAGCGTGATGCCCCCCGCAAGCTTTTCGCAGCCGAGAAGCACGTCGACATCCTCGTCAACAATGCCGGTATCATCCGGCGCGCGGATGCCGTCGATTATTCCGAGGAAGACTGGGACGCCGTGATCGATGTCAATCAGCGCGCCCTGTTCTTCATGTGCCAGGAATTTGCCAAGGCGGCTTTCGCGCGCGGGGCAGGGGGCGCAATCGTCAACATCGCCTCGCTTCTGTCCTTCCAGGGTGGAATACGCGTTCCGGCCTATACGGCGTCGAAGCACGCCGTCGCCGGGCTTACGAAACTTTTCGCCAATGAATGGGCGGCCAGGGGCATCAATGTGAATGCCATCGCGCCGGGCTATATCGCCACCAACAACACGCAGGCGCTGCGCGAAGATCCCGACCGCTCGAAAGCCATTCTCGACCGTATTCCGGCGGGACGCTGGGGTGATCCGGACGATATCGGCGGCACCGCCGTCTATCTGGCCTCGCCTGCGGCCAAATATGTCCATGGCGCAATTCTCAACGTGGATGGCGGCTGGTTGGCACGCTAG